The Mixophyes fleayi isolate aMixFle1 chromosome 1, aMixFle1.hap1, whole genome shotgun sequence genome includes a region encoding these proteins:
- the LOC142098357 gene encoding uncharacterized protein LOC142098357 isoform X1: MAGVGPLPSSARPSGSPPSPARRFSGRLRVPPARASAEGYGGVSGGRRTGSDGRHFRSRSAHAAVSPVAGGLVIPGQRASRRDRWSSGGSIAAGGPPPAAGRVQQSRGQRVHGGHVRAGGHPGPEVGRPPPLQLSRVPAADSSSTGIVGASSVIRGSRSSLGPVRVQNAEADRASAGSAAHRVHSRGNSVVRGEASVAPVGSGVRGIPVGRGGSCHSVSGEHRGQVRGSSGSQVMGRSPGQRSWSGHRRGTHGSDERRESRDGGVLVSESLGAENYREVSGWELGHGVSSDHGREHRATSRGSQSQASGSNISFSAVAGEYEEERFVGAEQVGRHQAWSGDEGWTQGSETGSALADCQAGVEGLAESSLAPATREKYRSAWHDWCAFRDQGRESVASGHQLMLAYIWAGFKSGKSKAAVSGALAGISFFTRLRNEVDYTKSFIIAKALKGWARERPALPDGRRPIGEALLTELLGAIKEVARDAFETALFRAAFVMLYFGAFRVSEVVASSKSCPLSGMLAQHVIISPSSVCCKIRRSKSDQLGRGQWVTLAPKVGFLVCPVVIMNEFAVIRPVSAIPWLVHGDGTPLARYQFTAVFKRTLSKLGLDGSQFGTHSFRIGAATSAALAGASERAIQGVGRWKTKVYKRYVRPALLT, from the exons ATGGCGGGTGTTGGTCCCCTTCCTTCCTCCGCTAGGCCCAGCGGTTCCCCTCCCTCACCTGCACGGAGATTCAGTGGCAGGCTGAGGGTTCCTCCTGCCCGGGCATCCGCCGAGGGTTATGGTGGCGTTAGCGGGGGTCgcagaaccggaagtgacggccgTCACTTCCGGTCGAGGTCAGCTCACGCGGCGGTTTCTCCGGTGGCTGGCGGGCTTGTTATTCCCGGGCAGAGAGCATCCAGAAGAGACAGGTGGTCCTCGGGGGGTAGTatagcggcggggggccctccaCCCGCTGCTGGTAGAGTTCAGCAGTCCCGCGGGCAGCGGGTTCATGGCGGCCATGTTAGGGCGGGCGGGCATCCTGGTCCTGAGGTGGGGCGACCCCCTCCTCTCCAATTATCCCGGGTTCCAGCGGCAGATAGCTCCTCAACGGGCATAGTGGGAGCCAGTTCAGTCATCAGGGGTAGCAGGAGCAGTTTGGGCCCGGTAAGGGTGCAGAATGCAGAGGCAGATCGTGCCTCAGCAGGTTCAGCGGCACATAGGGTTCATAGCAGGGGCAACAGTGTGGTTCGAGGGGAGGCATCAGTGGCCCCTGTGGGTTCTGGTGTTAGGGGCATCCCGGTGGGAAGAGGGGGGTCCTGTCACTCAGTCTCCGGGGAACATAGGGGTCAGGTGCGGGGTTCTTCGGGGTCTCAGGTCATGGGTAGGAGCCCAGGGCAACGGTCCTGGTCTGGGCATAGGAGAGGCACGCACGGCTCGGACGAGCGGCGCGAGTCACGCGATGGGGGTGTTCTGGTGAGTGAGTCCCTGGGGGCGGAGAATTATAGGGAAGTGTCGGGCTGGGAGCTGGGTCATGGGGTGAGTTCAGATCATGGCAGAGAGCATAGAGCAACGTCCCGTGGTTCCCAGTCTCAAGCTTCTGGTAGTAACATTTCTTTCTCAGCAGTGGCCGGTGAGTATGAGGAGGAGCGTTTCGTTGGAGCGGAGCAAGTCGGCCGTCACCAGGCATGGTCCGGGGACGAAGGCTGGACGCAGGGTTCTGAGACTGGTTCGGCGTTGGCAG attgtcaagccggaGTAGAGGGTCTGGCTGAATCATCATTGGCACCCGCTACCAGGGAGAAGTATCGGTCGGCTTGGCATGACTGGTGTGCGTTCCGGGACCAGGGGCGCGAGTCAGTGGCCTCAGGGCATCAGCTAATGCTAGCGTATATTTGGGCAGGTTTCAAGTCCGGTAAGTCCAAAGCGGCAGTGTCAGGGGCTTTGGCCGGGATATCCTTTTTTACTAGGCTTAGGAATGAGGTCGATTACACGAAAAGTTTTATTATAGCCAAAGCATTAAAGGGTTGGGCGAGGGAGCGCCCTGCGCTTCCGGATGGAAGACGGCCCATCGGTGAGGCTTTGTTGACGGAATTGCTGGGGGCTATTAAGGAAGTAGCACGTGATGCATTTGAGACAGCCTTATTTCGCGCAGCATTTGTCATGCTTTATTTTGGAGCGTTTAGAGTAAGTGAGGTAGTGGCCTCTTCTAAGTCTTGTCCTTTGTCAGGAATGTTGGCGCAGCATGTTATTATTTCCCCTTCCTCAGTATGTTGTAAAATCAGGAGATCAAAGTCTGACCAGTTAGGTAGAGGGCAGTGGGTTACATTGGCCCCAAAGGTGGGTTTCTTAGTTTGCCCTGTTGTTATTATGAACGAATTTGCTGTTATTCGTCCTGTGTCTGCAATTCCGTGgctggtgcatggtgatggtACCCCCCTCGCCCGGTACCAGTTTACGGCAGTGTTTAAGCGTACATTGTCTAAGCTGGGCTTGGACGGATCCCAGTTCGGCACTCATTCATTCAGAATTGGTGCTGCCACGTCTGCAGCTTTGGCTGGGGCATCAGAACGGGCCATACAGGGTGTTGGCAGGTGGAAAACCAAGGTATATAAGCGTTATGTTCGTCCTGCTCTCCTTACCTAA
- the LOC142098488 gene encoding uncharacterized protein LOC142098488 isoform X2, translated as MAGVGPLPSSARPSGSPPSPARRFSGRLRVPPARASAEGYGGVSGGRRTGSDGRHFRSRSAHAAVSPVAGGLVIPGQRASRRDRWSSGGSIAAGGPPPAAGRVQQSRGQRVHGGHVRAGGHPGPEVGRPPPLQLSRVPAADSSSTGIVGASSVIRGSRSSLGPVRVQNAEADRASAGSAAHRVHSRGNSVVRGEASVAPVGSGVRGIPVGRGGSCHSVSGEHRGQVRGSSGSQVMGRSPGQRSWSGHRRGTHGSDERRESRDGGVLVSESLGAENYREVSGWELGHGVSSDHGREHRATSRGSQSQASGSNISFSAVAGEYEEERFVGAEQVGRHQAWSGDEGWTQGSETGSALADCQAGVEGLAESSLAPATREKYRSAWHDWCAFRDQGRESVASGHQLMLAYIWAGFKSDHRTPLRIWVLGHSYIHWARLHWAAKDTSLFKGAMVVQWIGRRGLRWSGFRHLLSSYVVVQGVPQVLVIHLGGNDIGGCKSVDLILRIQEDLAWVQASWPSLVICWSDIVPRMAWRAFPEGRVADGVRRKINSVVSRFLRSMGGWRIVHPSIRYQSPSLYRGDGVHLSDEGMVIFVRDIYVFLASEGFSMVAGRGS; from the exons ATGGCGGGTGTTGGTCCCCTTCCTTCCTCCGCTAGGCCCAGCGGTTCCCCTCCCTCACCTGCACGGAGATTCAGTGGCAGGCTGAGGGTTCCTCCTGCCCGGGCATCCGCCGAGGGTTATGGTGGCGTTAGCGGGGGTCgcagaaccggaagtgacggccgTCACTTCCGGTCGAGGTCAGCTCACGCGGCGGTTTCTCCGGTGGCTGGCGGGCTTGTTATTCCCGGGCAGAGAGCATCCAGAAGAGACAGGTGGTCCTCGGGGGGTAGTATAGCGGCGGGGGGCCCGCCACCCGCTGCTGGTAGAGTTCAGCAGTCCCGCGGGCAGCGGGTTCATGGCGGCCATGTTAGGGCGGGCGGGCATCCTGGTCCTGAGGTGGGGCGACCCCCTCCTCTCCAATTATCCCGGGTTCCAGCGGCAGATAGCTCCTCAACGGGCATAGTGGGAGCCAGTTCAGTCATCAGGGGTAGCAGGAGCAGTTTGGGCCCGGTAAGGGTGCAGAATGCAGAGGCAGATCGTGCCTCAGCAGGTTCAGCGGCACATAGGGTTCATAGCAGGGGCAACAGTGTGGTTCGGGGGGAGGCATCAGTGGCCCCTGTGGGTTCTGGTGTTAGGGGCATCCCGGTGGGAAGAGGGGGGTCCTGTCACTCAGTCTCCGGGGAACATAGGGGTCAGGTGCGGGGTTCTTCGGGGTCTCAGGTCATGGGTAGGAGCCCAGGGCAACGGTCCTGGTCTGGGCATAGGAGAGGCACGCACGGCTCGGACGAGCGGCGCGAGTCACGCGATGGGGGTGTTCTGGTGAGTGAGTCCCTGGGGGCGGAGAATTATAGGGAAGTGTCGGGCTGGGAGCTGGGTCATGGGGTGAGTTCAGATCATGGCAGAGAGCATAGAGCAACGTCCCGTGGTTCCCAGTCTCAAGCTTCTGGTAGTAACATTTCTTTCTCAGCAGTGGCCGGTGAGTATGAGGAGGAGCGTTTCGTTGGAGCGGAGCAAGTCGGCCGTCACCAGGCATGGTCCGGGGACGAAGGCTGGACGCAGGGTTCTGAGACTGGTTCGGCGTTGGCAG attgtcaagccggaGTAGAGGGTCTGGCTGAATCATCATTGGCACCCGCTACCAGGGAGAAGTATCGGTCGGCTTGGCATGACTGGTGTGCGTTCCGGGACCAGGGGCGCGAGTCAGTGGCCTCAGGGCATCAGCTAATGCTAGCGTATATTTGGGCAGGTTTCAAGTCCG ACCATCGGACCCCGCTGCGCATCTGGGTGCTGGGACACTCTTATATTCACTGGGCTCGATTGCACTGGGCAGCTAAGGATACTTCTCTGTTTAAGGGGGCAATGGTAGTGCAGTGGATAGGTCGTAGAGGTCTTAGATGGTCTGGTTTTCGGCATCTCCTGAGTAGTTATGTTGTCGTCCAAGGGGTACCCCAGGTCCTAGTTATTCATCTGGGTGGTAATGACATAGGAGGGTGCAAGTCGGTGGATTTGATTTTGCGTATCCAGGAGGACTTGGCTTGGGTGCAAGCATCTTGGCCTTCCCTTGTCATTTGCTGGTCGGATATTGTGCCAAGGATGGCTTGGCGTGCGTTCCCTGAAGGGCGTGTTGCTGATGGAGTAAGGAGGAAAATTAATTCGGTGGTTTCACGGTTTTTACGTTCCATGGGTGGTTGGCGGATTGTACACCCGAGTATTCGTTATCAGAGCCCCTCGCTATATAGGGGGGACGGAGTTCATTTGAGCGATGAAGGCATGGTTATTTTTGTTCGGGATATCTATGTGTTTTTAGCATCAGAAGGTTTTAGTATGGTGGCGGGCCGCGGATCCTAG
- the LOC142098357 gene encoding uncharacterized protein LOC142098357 isoform X2: MAGVGPLPSSARPSGSPPSPARRFSGRLRVPPARASAEGYGGVSGGRRTGSDGRHFRSRSAHAAVSPVAGGLVIPGQRASRRDRWSSGGSIAAGGPPPAAGRVQQSRGQRVHGGHVRAGGHPGPEVGRPPPLQLSRVPAADSSSTGIVGASSVIRGSRSSLGPVRVQNAEADRASAGSAAHRVHSRGNSVVRGEASVAPVGSGVRGIPVGRGGSCHSVSGEHRGQVRGSSGSQVMGRSPGQRSWSGHRRGTHGSDERRESRDGGVLVSESLGAENYREVSGWELGHGVSSDHGREHRATSRGSQSQASGSNISFSAVAGEYEEERFVGAEQVGRHQAWSGDEGWTQGSETGSALADCQAGVEGLAESSLAPATREKYRSAWHDWCAFRDQGRESVASGHQLMLAYIWAGFKSDHRTPLRIWVLGHSYIHWARLHWAAKDTSLFKGAMVVQWIGRRGLRWSGFRHLLSSYVVVQGVPQVLVIHLGGNDIGGCKSVDLILRIQEDLAWVQASWPSLVICWSDIVPRMAWRAFPEGRVADGVRRKINSVVSRFLRSMGGWRIVHPSIRYQSLSLYRGDGVHLSDEGMVIFVRDIYVFLASEGFSMVAGRGS, encoded by the exons ATGGCGGGTGTTGGTCCCCTTCCTTCCTCCGCTAGGCCCAGCGGTTCCCCTCCCTCACCTGCACGGAGATTCAGTGGCAGGCTGAGGGTTCCTCCTGCCCGGGCATCCGCCGAGGGTTATGGTGGCGTTAGCGGGGGTCgcagaaccggaagtgacggccgTCACTTCCGGTCGAGGTCAGCTCACGCGGCGGTTTCTCCGGTGGCTGGCGGGCTTGTTATTCCCGGGCAGAGAGCATCCAGAAGAGACAGGTGGTCCTCGGGGGGTAGTatagcggcggggggccctccaCCCGCTGCTGGTAGAGTTCAGCAGTCCCGCGGGCAGCGGGTTCATGGCGGCCATGTTAGGGCGGGCGGGCATCCTGGTCCTGAGGTGGGGCGACCCCCTCCTCTCCAATTATCCCGGGTTCCAGCGGCAGATAGCTCCTCAACGGGCATAGTGGGAGCCAGTTCAGTCATCAGGGGTAGCAGGAGCAGTTTGGGCCCGGTAAGGGTGCAGAATGCAGAGGCAGATCGTGCCTCAGCAGGTTCAGCGGCACATAGGGTTCATAGCAGGGGCAACAGTGTGGTTCGAGGGGAGGCATCAGTGGCCCCTGTGGGTTCTGGTGTTAGGGGCATCCCGGTGGGAAGAGGGGGGTCCTGTCACTCAGTCTCCGGGGAACATAGGGGTCAGGTGCGGGGTTCTTCGGGGTCTCAGGTCATGGGTAGGAGCCCAGGGCAACGGTCCTGGTCTGGGCATAGGAGAGGCACGCACGGCTCGGACGAGCGGCGCGAGTCACGCGATGGGGGTGTTCTGGTGAGTGAGTCCCTGGGGGCGGAGAATTATAGGGAAGTGTCGGGCTGGGAGCTGGGTCATGGGGTGAGTTCAGATCATGGCAGAGAGCATAGAGCAACGTCCCGTGGTTCCCAGTCTCAAGCTTCTGGTAGTAACATTTCTTTCTCAGCAGTGGCCGGTGAGTATGAGGAGGAGCGTTTCGTTGGAGCGGAGCAAGTCGGCCGTCACCAGGCATGGTCCGGGGACGAAGGCTGGACGCAGGGTTCTGAGACTGGTTCGGCGTTGGCAG attgtcaagccggaGTAGAGGGTCTGGCTGAATCATCATTGGCACCCGCTACCAGGGAGAAGTATCGGTCGGCTTGGCATGACTGGTGTGCGTTCCGGGACCAGGGGCGCGAGTCAGTGGCCTCAGGGCATCAGCTAATGCTAGCGTATATTTGGGCAGGTTTCAAGTCCG ACCATCGGACCCCGCTGCGCATCTGGGTGCTGGGACACTCTTATATTCACTGGGCTCGATTGCACTGGGCAGCTAAGGATACTTCTCTGTTTAAGGGGGCAATGGTAGTGCAGTGGATAGGTCGTAGAGGTCTTAGATGGTCTGGTTTTCGGCATCTCCTGAGTAGTTATGTTGTCGTCCAAGGGGTACCCCAGGTCCTAGTTATTCATCTGGGTGGTAATGACATAGGAGGGTGCAAGTCGGTGGATTTGATTTTGCGTATCCAGGAGGACTTGGCTTGGGTGCAAGCATCTTGGCCTTCCCTTGTCATTTGCTGGTCGGATATTGTGCCAAGGATGGCTTGGCGTGCGTTCCCTGAAGGGCGTGTTGCTGATGGAGTAAGGAGGAAAATTAATTCGGTGGTTTCACGGTTTTTACGTTCCATGGGTGGTTGGCGGATTGTACACCCGAGTATTCGTTATCAGAGCCTCTCGCTATATAGGGGGGACGGAGTTCATTTGAGCGATGAAGGCATGGTTATTTTTGTTCGGGATATCTATGTGTTTTTAGCATCAGAAGGTTTTAGTATGGTGGCGGGCCGCGGATCCTAG
- the LOC142098488 gene encoding uncharacterized protein LOC142098488 isoform X1 → MAGVGPLPSSARPSGSPPSPARRFSGRLRVPPARASAEGYGGVSGGRRTGSDGRHFRSRSAHAAVSPVAGGLVIPGQRASRRDRWSSGGSIAAGGPPPAAGRVQQSRGQRVHGGHVRAGGHPGPEVGRPPPLQLSRVPAADSSSTGIVGASSVIRGSRSSLGPVRVQNAEADRASAGSAAHRVHSRGNSVVRGEASVAPVGSGVRGIPVGRGGSCHSVSGEHRGQVRGSSGSQVMGRSPGQRSWSGHRRGTHGSDERRESRDGGVLVSESLGAENYREVSGWELGHGVSSDHGREHRATSRGSQSQASGSNISFSAVAGEYEEERFVGAEQVGRHQAWSGDEGWTQGSETGSALADCQAGVEGLAESSLAPATREKYRSAWHDWCAFRDQGRESVASGHQLMLAYIWAGFKSGKSKAAVSGALAGISFFTRLRNEVDYTKSFIIAKALKGWARERPALPDGRRPIGEALLTELLGAIKEVARDAFETALFRAAFVMLYFGAFRVSEVVASSKSCPLSGMLAQHVIISPSSVCCKIRRSKSDQLGRGQWVTLAPKVGFLVCPVVIMNEFAVIRPVSAIPWLVHGDGTPLARYQFTAVFKRTLSKLGLDGSQFGTHSFRIGAATSAALAGASERAIQGVGRWKTKVYKRYVRPALLT, encoded by the exons ATGGCGGGTGTTGGTCCCCTTCCTTCCTCCGCTAGGCCCAGCGGTTCCCCTCCCTCACCTGCACGGAGATTCAGTGGCAGGCTGAGGGTTCCTCCTGCCCGGGCATCCGCCGAGGGTTATGGTGGCGTTAGCGGGGGTCgcagaaccggaagtgacggccgTCACTTCCGGTCGAGGTCAGCTCACGCGGCGGTTTCTCCGGTGGCTGGCGGGCTTGTTATTCCCGGGCAGAGAGCATCCAGAAGAGACAGGTGGTCCTCGGGGGGTAGTATAGCGGCGGGGGGCCCGCCACCCGCTGCTGGTAGAGTTCAGCAGTCCCGCGGGCAGCGGGTTCATGGCGGCCATGTTAGGGCGGGCGGGCATCCTGGTCCTGAGGTGGGGCGACCCCCTCCTCTCCAATTATCCCGGGTTCCAGCGGCAGATAGCTCCTCAACGGGCATAGTGGGAGCCAGTTCAGTCATCAGGGGTAGCAGGAGCAGTTTGGGCCCGGTAAGGGTGCAGAATGCAGAGGCAGATCGTGCCTCAGCAGGTTCAGCGGCACATAGGGTTCATAGCAGGGGCAACAGTGTGGTTCGGGGGGAGGCATCAGTGGCCCCTGTGGGTTCTGGTGTTAGGGGCATCCCGGTGGGAAGAGGGGGGTCCTGTCACTCAGTCTCCGGGGAACATAGGGGTCAGGTGCGGGGTTCTTCGGGGTCTCAGGTCATGGGTAGGAGCCCAGGGCAACGGTCCTGGTCTGGGCATAGGAGAGGCACGCACGGCTCGGACGAGCGGCGCGAGTCACGCGATGGGGGTGTTCTGGTGAGTGAGTCCCTGGGGGCGGAGAATTATAGGGAAGTGTCGGGCTGGGAGCTGGGTCATGGGGTGAGTTCAGATCATGGCAGAGAGCATAGAGCAACGTCCCGTGGTTCCCAGTCTCAAGCTTCTGGTAGTAACATTTCTTTCTCAGCAGTGGCCGGTGAGTATGAGGAGGAGCGTTTCGTTGGAGCGGAGCAAGTCGGCCGTCACCAGGCATGGTCCGGGGACGAAGGCTGGACGCAGGGTTCTGAGACTGGTTCGGCGTTGGCAG attgtcaagccggaGTAGAGGGTCTGGCTGAATCATCATTGGCACCCGCTACCAGGGAGAAGTATCGGTCGGCTTGGCATGACTGGTGTGCGTTCCGGGACCAGGGGCGCGAGTCAGTGGCCTCAGGGCATCAGCTAATGCTAGCGTATATTTGGGCAGGTTTCAAGTCCGGTAAGTCCAAAGCGGCAGTGTCAGGGGCTTTGGCCGGGATATCCTTTTTTACTAGGCTTAGGAATGAGGTCGATTACACGAAAAGTTTTATTATAGCCAAAGCATTAAAGGGTTGGGCGAGGGAGCGCCCTGCGCTTCCGGATGGAAGACGGCCCATCGGTGAGGCTTTGTTGACGGAATTGCTGGGGGCTATTAAGGAAGTAGCACGTGATGCATTTGAGACAGCCTTATTTCGCGCAGCATTTGTCATGCTTTATTTTGGAGCGTTTAGAGTAAGTGAGGTAGTGGCCTCTTCTAAGTCTTGTCCTTTGTCAGGAATGTTGGCGCAGCATGTTATTATTTCCCCTTCCTCAGTATGTTGTAAAATCAGGAGATCAAAGTCTGACCAGTTAGGTAGAGGGCAGTGGGTTACATTGGCCCCAAAGGTGGGTTTCTTAGTTTGCCCTGTTGTTATTATGAACGAATTTGCTGTTATTCGTCCTGTGTCTGCAATTCCGTGgctggtgcatggtgatggtACCCCCCTCGCCCGGTACCAGTTTACGGCAGTGTTTAAGCGTACATTGTCTAAGCTGGGCTTGGACGGATCCCAGTTCGGCACTCATTCATTCAGAATTGGTGCTGCCACGTCTGCAGCTTTGGCTGGGGCATCAGAACGGGCCATACAGGGTGTTGGCAGGTGGAAAACCAAGGTATATAAGCGTTATGTTCGTCCTGCTCTCCTTACCTAA